The Pseudanabaena yagii GIHE-NHR1 genome segment TTCATTCATCATTACGCCGCCATTCTCGCCATCGGCAATCTGAGTGACTAGAGAAGGAATGGAAACATTACCAAGTTGCTGTTTACCTCTACCTTTAGCTTCGTGGTAGGGCTGCATTTGTGCGACCAATTTGGTATCAGAACCTTGGGTTTTAATTAGTGCTGTGATACTAATTGATTCACCTTTGGAGTTCATTGCTACCAAGCGATTAGGCAAATATTTCTGATCTTGAGTTAAACCCGAACCATCAAAACGTTCTACGGAATGTTCCTGTACCATTAGCCAGCGATAGCCGCATTCCTTGAGCGCTTTAATATATTCATAGAGTGTATCAGGATGATTGGGAAGGTGCATCTCTGGTGGCGAAAACCCTTTCACACGCTTGAGAACATCAATTCCGAAAATAGAAGCAAAATGACTTTGCCATGCTTGGATATGCAGTTTGATATCAGGAATCGGGGTGGAGGGAATCACTGCATGACTCCACATTGTGCCGAGCCATTCCACATAGGGTTGATATTGGAGATCGCAAGTAATCCGTTTGAGATTATCTAAAATGTCATGGCGTTGCATCTGCTGCAAGCCCCAGAGCAGGTTTCCAGAATAGTCCAACATGATCCGAGGATTGCTACCCTGTGCGACAAGTTGGGAAATGAAATCGCCCATGCGGCTATAGCACCAAGCAAATACTCCAGCATTGTGATTATCACCTTCGCCTTGATGCTCGAACATATGCTGAAGATTGCAAATTAAAGCCCCATTCGCACCTGCGGGAATAGTCGGCTGATGCATATGCAAGGCACAGGCAAAAGCGGAAGTAATCTCTTCTAGTTTGAGGTTATTGCTATTTAGATTGCTATTTAGAAATACAGGTGCATCATCCTGTACTGCCCGTTGAATTAATTCTTCATTGCCACAAATAGCAGGAAAATCAGAGGCAACAAAGCTTGATGGTGTCGTTGAAATCAAAACTTGGAAACCTCGA includes the following:
- a CDS encoding glycosyl hydrolase family 57, with protein sequence MISTTPSSFVASDFPAICGNEELIQRAVQDDAPVFLNSNLNSNNLKLEEITSAFACALHMHQPTIPAGANGALICNLQHMFEHQGEGDNHNAGVFAWCYSRMGDFISQLVAQGSNPRIMLDYSGNLLWGLQQMQRHDILDNLKRITCDLQYQPYVEWLGTMWSHAVIPSTPIPDIKLHIQAWQSHFASIFGIDVLKRVKGFSPPEMHLPNHPDTLYEYIKALKECGYRWLMVQEHSVERFDGSGLTQDQKYLPNRLVAMNSKGESISITALIKTQGSDTKLVAQMQPYHEAKGRGKQQLGNVSIPSLVTQIADGENGGVMMNEFPRDYPLVWDQLKNNGRGTAGVVGLNGTEYLEMIEAAGVSPLDYPTIQAVQQHKVWQKVEQIGDRQNLNAAMVEHAITELKASDHQFHMDGASWTNSMSWVNGYENVLEPMNQLSAKFHEKYDPLVAQDPSITKRSDYQQALLYNLLVQTSCFRYWGQGTWTDYARELYRKGEQSY